The genomic stretch ATATCCTCGGCGCATTCGCCGCCGCATAAAACCAGCATGAGGTAGGATCGAAACAAATCACTGTAGGAATACTGTGCCTTAACTCCCCGAATGCCAAGCGTTTGGTCTATGGTGTCGTAAATAGAGGCCTCCCGGATAATTTTGTCTGCAAAATTTATTCCGCCAAAAGAGTTGATGGTGTCGCTAGAATATGTAATTTTCATCCGCTACGATGTTTTCACCTAAGTAGGTGAAAATATTTTAATCGGGAAAGCCTTGTGATGATTATTATTACAGGGGTTCCCGATTATTTTATGCTTTTATGTTGCGGATATAAGGTGATAATATCTTTTATCCGATCCGGATTAATGAGTGTTTGTATTTATTGACGAATGGCTTGCTTGTTACGACTAAAATACTGCTTGTAATATTTGTCTAGGCTCAATGCCTATTGGGCTTACTTCCACCATTAGCGGAAACACTTCAACTCCTGCCGCCATTGCTACTTCTAATTTCTTTGCGTATTCGGGATCAATAGCCTTGGCAGGTGCAAATGCTTCAACATCTGTTCTTTGTATAATGTAAAGCATTACTGCACGCATTCCTTGCTTCTTTACCTCTATTAGCGTTTCTAAGTGCTTTTGTCCGCGAGTAGTTACCGCATCGGGGAATTTGGCAAGGTTTCCGTCTTTCAGGCTAACGTTTTTTACCTCTATAAAGCACTCTTCGCTTGCATTTCGAGCATATAGGTCGAATCGGCTATCACCAAAGGTGACTTCACGCCTAACTTCAGTATAACCATCAAGCCCAGGTATTTGTCCTTGGCTCACCAGTTCGTGAGCAAGCTGGTTGGGGTTGGAGGTGTTTATTCCCACCCAACCGCCATTAATCTTAATCATCTCCCACGTGAATTTAGTCTTCCTGTTTGGATCGGCAGCAGGCGACAGGTAAACTTCGGCTCCTTCTTCGAGGCAGCTCTTCATGGTGCCAGAATTAGTGCAGTGCGCTACAACCACCTCACCACTGTCGAGCATAATATCGGCAAGGAAGCGCTTGTAACGCTTAATGAGAGTTCCGTGAACTAGGGGTCTGTCGAATTTCATAATTTCTATAGTTAGTAACTACTAAACCCAAGATAAATATTGATTGTTTATTTTGCTTCCAGTTTTTTCAGCCTGAGGATAATCATCCCATTCGCTTTATTTAACTTTTATAATCGATCTATTGTGGTAATTTTGCCAGCAAATCTAGCCTAAATGAGGATTGTTATAAGGAATTTTTTTGTTATTGTTTGTGCATCAGGGCTAGTCACTGCCTGTACTGTTACTACCAATATTCCCAAGCCCAACGAATTATATAAGGTTACCAGTATTGCTCCACCGGTATCGGAGGTTTCCATACCAGTTTCCTTTAGTAAGGCTAACCTTCTTGCCGAAATAAATTCCAGGATTAATGGAGTTATTTATGAAGATATGGATCTCTCCGATGATAACCTTCAGGTAAGAGTGTGGAAGACTCAACCTATGACTATGGAGTTTTCGGGAACCACTATCCTTTATTCTATTCCAATTAAGGTTTGGGTAAATGGTAGTATTGGCATACTTGGATTTTCAGTCTCATCTACCATGGAAGCTGAAATGTCCATGGCTTTTACTACCTCATTTTCGCTTTCTAAGGATTGGAAGTTTACTCCAAAAACAACCTTAACAGGCTATAAATGGATTAAAGAGCCGGTGGCTAACTTGGGTAGTATGAAACTGCCGGTGAATTTTCTTGCCGATAAGGCAATTAAAGAGTGTAAGGGTGGTATTTGCTCGTCTATCGATAAGAATATAACAGAAGGATTCAACCTTACCGCCGTGGTAAACCAAATAACCAATGCAGCCCATCGGCCAATGCTCATTAATTCAGAGCAGAATCTTTGGTTGGTGCTGATTCCTCAAAAGATATCGGTTTCGCCATTTACCTCTACCGACACTACCGTTACAACAACGATTGGTTTAAAAACAATTTCGGAGGTAGTGGTTGGCAAAAAAATGCCGGAGTTGTGGTTAGATATTCCAATGCCTGAACTATCTCTTGGTAATGGTACCGGAAAGTATTTAAGTGTGAATTTTGGTATTGACGTTCCATACAACGAGGCTGAAATCCTGTTTTCGAAGGAAATTGTAGGTAAGACCTTTTCCAAAGGTAGGAGGTCGGTAAGGGTAGATAGTATCCGCATTTACGGAAGCGGGGAGAAGATCGTGATTGGAGCCCAACTATCGGGGAGCGTTAAAGGTTGGATTTATTTTAAAGGTATTGCCTCTTATAATGCTAGCAAC from Williamwhitmania taraxaci encodes the following:
- the sfsA gene encoding DNA/RNA nuclease SfsA; the encoded protein is MKFDRPLVHGTLIKRYKRFLADIMLDSGEVVVAHCTNSGTMKSCLEEGAEVYLSPAADPNRKTKFTWEMIKINGGWVGINTSNPNQLAHELVSQGQIPGLDGYTEVRREVTFGDSRFDLYARNASEECFIEVKNVSLKDGNLAKFPDAVTTRGQKHLETLIEVKKQGMRAVMLYIIQRTDVEAFAPAKAIDPEYAKKLEVAMAAGVEVFPLMVEVSPIGIEPRQILQAVF
- a CDS encoding DUF4403 family protein → MRIVIRNFFVIVCASGLVTACTVTTNIPKPNELYKVTSIAPPVSEVSIPVSFSKANLLAEINSRINGVIYEDMDLSDDNLQVRVWKTQPMTMEFSGTTILYSIPIKVWVNGSIGILGFSVSSTMEAEMSMAFTTSFSLSKDWKFTPKTTLTGYKWIKEPVANLGSMKLPVNFLADKAIKECKGGICSSIDKNITEGFNLTAVVNQITNAAHRPMLINSEQNLWLVLIPQKISVSPFTSTDTTVTTTIGLKTISEVVVGKKMPELWLDIPMPELSLGNGTGKYLSVNFGIDVPYNEAEILFSKEIVGKTFSKGRRSVRVDSIRIYGSGEKIVIGAQLSGSVKGWIYFKGIASYNASNRTVEFLNLDYELQTKNILHRSASWLFRSTIMNSLKESMVFPIGNELDNMLLAANRNLVQNRSIKNLELNGTISTLAIEKIQLVPDAFRVMVTAKGEISIMVTKLN